A region from the Limimonas halophila genome encodes:
- a CDS encoding HamA C-terminal domain-containing protein, whose translation MTDPKEISNLLHDLARGRAADIESVLKPVTRDDHVYGTRVLTHCHCLQLDGNGRPRVNDLAEKIAHNVIEYCIPRTKINKAYEKMHKYGDASEFVRLTRRATNLFTPLEKSGEGGELLLFTFAERVLKLPQLLCKMDLKTNSNMHIHGADGVHCGVSDDKRRLLLYWGESKIYQDFSTACNDCLESLAKLLLSRSSADGEIARDLQLLSGRLNVANEELELALQSFLDPDEPGWNDTEMSGLCLVGFDYENYPAGPNESTLNDISRQIRQNIPDWKSHISRSADKKHVTEFNIHFILVPLNSAEQFRQSFKRTLGLRNDK comes from the coding sequence TTGACTGACCCTAAAGAGATATCAAACTTACTCCACGATTTAGCGCGCGGCAGAGCCGCAGACATAGAAAGCGTCCTTAAACCTGTCACGCGGGATGACCATGTTTACGGGACCAGAGTATTAACTCATTGCCACTGCCTCCAACTCGACGGCAATGGAAGGCCAAGAGTTAATGACCTAGCGGAAAAGATCGCCCATAATGTTATCGAATATTGCATTCCTAGAACAAAAATAAATAAAGCATACGAGAAAATGCATAAATATGGAGACGCATCGGAATTCGTTCGATTGACTCGACGAGCTACAAACCTTTTTACTCCTTTGGAGAAAAGTGGCGAGGGCGGTGAGCTCTTACTGTTCACATTTGCAGAACGAGTACTTAAACTACCACAGCTGCTATGCAAAATGGATCTCAAGACTAACAGCAACATGCACATACATGGCGCGGACGGGGTCCATTGCGGAGTCTCCGATGATAAAAGACGTCTTTTGTTGTACTGGGGAGAATCCAAGATCTATCAAGATTTTTCTACTGCTTGCAACGATTGCCTAGAAAGTCTCGCCAAACTCCTTCTGTCCCGTTCCAGCGCCGACGGTGAAATCGCGCGAGATCTACAACTGTTAAGTGGGCGGCTTAATGTAGCGAATGAAGAACTGGAACTGGCGTTGCAAAGCTTCTTAGATCCAGATGAACCGGGCTGGAATGACACCGAGATGAGTGGTCTTTGCCTAGTCGGATTCGATTATGAGAACTATCCTGCTGGCCCAAACGAATCGACACTAAACGACATATCGAGACAAATTCGACAAAATATCCCAGACTGGAAAAGTCACATAAGTCGCTCTGCGGATAAAAAACACGTAACGGAATTCAATATACATTTCATATTAGTTCCGCTGAACTCTGCTGAACAGTTTCGTCAATCGTTCAAACGCACGTTGGGCTTGAGAAATGACAAATAA
- a CDS encoding MFS transporter, translated as MATTAEAPARDDTTLSAAARLWALLFGMGLLLVGNGLQSSLLGVRADAEAFGGFVTGLVMSGYFLGFFAGSLLTPRFVRRVGHVRVFAALASLASIAILVHSVLVIPAVWAVMRLLTGFAFAGLYIVSESWLNDSASNTLRGSLLALYMVISYLGLAGGQLMLNVAGPEQHTLFILCSILISFALVPILLSSTRQPSADTPEPMSLARLYTVSPLGAVGCFGTGIANGVILGMGAVYARQTGLSVAEVSIFMTALVLGGAILQWPIGKLSDHLDRRTVITGVAVLAALAAGGVHLAGAVSDLAVLATAALMGGAVLSLYPLFLAYTNDHLDPRQMVAASSALVLSYGGGAVLGPSGAGWLMDLMGPEGFLFYLGLIHVAIAGFGVYRMTRRPAPTDQYPHILTPSQASPVSASWAEESYEAAAAEEADAETR; from the coding sequence ATGGCGACGACGGCCGAGGCCCCCGCCCGCGACGACACCACGCTTTCCGCCGCCGCCAGGCTTTGGGCGCTTCTCTTCGGCATGGGCTTGTTGCTGGTCGGCAACGGCCTGCAATCCAGCCTGCTGGGTGTGCGCGCCGACGCCGAGGCCTTCGGCGGCTTCGTCACCGGGCTGGTGATGTCCGGCTACTTCCTGGGCTTTTTCGCCGGCTCGCTGCTCACCCCGCGCTTCGTCCGCCGCGTGGGGCACGTGCGCGTCTTCGCGGCGCTGGCTTCGCTCGCCTCGATCGCCATTCTGGTGCACAGCGTGCTCGTGATCCCGGCGGTGTGGGCGGTGATGCGCCTGCTGACGGGCTTCGCCTTCGCCGGGCTCTACATCGTCTCGGAGTCCTGGCTGAACGACAGCGCCAGCAACACGCTGCGCGGCAGCCTGCTGGCGCTCTACATGGTGATCAGCTACCTGGGCCTCGCGGGCGGGCAGTTGATGCTGAACGTCGCGGGGCCGGAGCAGCACACGCTCTTCATCCTGTGCTCGATCCTGATTTCCTTTGCCCTCGTGCCCATCCTGCTCTCCTCCACGCGCCAGCCCTCGGCGGACACGCCCGAGCCCATGAGCCTCGCGCGCCTCTACACCGTCTCGCCCCTGGGCGCGGTGGGCTGTTTCGGCACCGGAATCGCCAACGGCGTGATCCTCGGCATGGGCGCGGTCTACGCCCGCCAGACGGGGCTGAGCGTGGCCGAGGTGTCGATCTTCATGACCGCGCTGGTGCTCGGCGGCGCCATCCTGCAGTGGCCCATCGGCAAGCTGTCCGACCACCTGGACCGGCGCACCGTCATCACGGGCGTCGCGGTCCTGGCCGCGCTGGCGGCGGGCGGCGTGCACCTGGCGGGTGCGGTGTCGGACCTGGCGGTGCTGGCGACGGCGGCGCTGATGGGCGGGGCGGTGCTGAGCCTGTATCCGCTCTTCCTCGCCTACACCAACGACCACCTGGACCCGCGCCAGATGGTGGCGGCCAGCAGCGCGCTGGTGCTGTCCTACGGCGGGGGCGCGGTGCTCGGCCCCTCGGGCGCGGGGTGGCTGATGGACCTGATGGGGCCCGAGGGCTTTCTCTTCTACCTGGGGCTGATCCACGTCGCGATCGCGGGATTCGGCGTCTACCGCATGACGCGCCGCCCCGCGCCCACGGATCAGTACCCGCACATCCTCACGCCCTCGCAGGCCTCGCCCGTCAGCGCCTCCTGGGCGGAGGAGAGCTACGAGGCCGCGGCGGCCGAGGAAGCCGACGCCGAGACGCGGTGA
- a CDS encoding aldo/keto reductase has translation MTRFTPSRRRVLQGAGAMALAAAVPGGRRAVAAAGGMTTRAIPASGEEVPVIGLGTARTFNVSPAGDLAPQRGVLEAFHAEGGRLVDTSPMYGRAEDVVGKLAADLGITGDLFMATKVWTNGEQAGIEQMQRSEERLGVERLDLNQVHNLRDLRTHLNTLKRWREDGRVRYIGVTHYTDSAHDDLARVVREEPIDFVQFNYNIAARNAEAELLPAVADKGVATLINEPFESGRLFSRVGNRSVPEWMRDELGIESWAQVFLTFIAGHPAVTCAIPATSDPEHARDNTRAGHGPMPDAKQRQRMAKAFEAPN, from the coding sequence ATGACCCGCTTCACCCCAAGCCGCCGCCGTGTGCTTCAGGGCGCGGGCGCCATGGCGCTCGCCGCCGCCGTGCCGGGTGGCCGCCGCGCCGTCGCGGCCGCCGGCGGCATGACCACGCGCGCCATCCCCGCCAGCGGCGAAGAGGTGCCGGTCATCGGCCTGGGCACGGCGCGCACCTTCAACGTCTCCCCGGCCGGCGACCTCGCGCCGCAGCGCGGCGTGCTGGAAGCCTTCCACGCCGAGGGCGGCCGGCTGGTGGACACCTCGCCCATGTACGGCCGCGCCGAGGACGTCGTCGGCAAGCTGGCGGCGGACCTCGGCATCACCGGCGACCTCTTCATGGCCACCAAGGTCTGGACCAACGGCGAGCAGGCCGGGATCGAGCAGATGCAGCGCTCGGAAGAGCGCCTGGGCGTCGAGCGCCTGGACCTCAACCAGGTCCACAACCTGCGCGACCTGCGCACGCACCTGAACACCCTCAAGCGCTGGCGCGAGGACGGCCGCGTGCGCTACATCGGCGTCACGCACTACACGGACTCCGCCCACGACGACCTGGCCCGCGTGGTGCGCGAGGAGCCCATCGACTTCGTGCAGTTCAACTACAACATCGCCGCCCGCAACGCCGAGGCCGAGCTGCTCCCCGCCGTGGCGGACAAGGGCGTCGCCACCCTCATCAACGAGCCGTTCGAGAGCGGGCGCCTCTTTTCCCGCGTCGGCAACCGGTCCGTGCCCGAATGGATGCGCGACGAGCTGGGGATCGAAAGCTGGGCGCAGGTCTTCCTCACGTTCATCGCCGGGCACCCGGCCGTCACCTGCGCCATCCCCGCCACCAGCGACCCCGAGCACGCGCGCGACAACACCCGCGCCGGCCACGGCCCCATGCCCGACGCCAAACAGCGCCAGCGCATGGCCAAGGCGTTCGAGGCGCCAAACTGA
- a CDS encoding zinc-dependent alcohol dehydrogenase family protein, with product MRAAQFDTFAGPIGVRSVPDPEPPRDGAVVRVHANGICRSDWHAWQGHDPNVRLPHVPGHELAGEVVATGPDCPAFRAGDRVTVPFVMACGSCPSCWSGQQQICEHQRQPGFTQWGAFAEYVAVPNAASNLVRLPENLGYPAAASLGCRFTTAYRALIEQGRLQTGEWVAVHACGGVGLSAVMIAVAAGAHVVAVDVNAAALDRARALGASASVNAATAADVAEAVRDASNGGAHVSLDALGHTATCRNSIRGLRQQGRHVQVGLLTGEHAAPPLPMDEVIARELELRGSHGMAGHRFPTLFRLIETGRLDPAALISRHVSLAEGAERLMAMDRTPDAGIAVITSFG from the coding sequence ATGCGCGCGGCCCAGTTCGACACCTTCGCCGGCCCCATCGGCGTGCGCAGCGTTCCCGACCCAGAGCCGCCGCGCGACGGCGCGGTGGTGCGCGTCCACGCCAACGGCATCTGCCGCTCGGACTGGCACGCCTGGCAGGGCCACGACCCCAACGTCCGCCTGCCCCACGTGCCCGGGCACGAGCTGGCCGGCGAGGTCGTCGCGACCGGCCCGGACTGCCCGGCATTCCGGGCCGGAGACCGTGTGACCGTGCCCTTCGTCATGGCCTGCGGCAGCTGCCCGAGCTGCTGGTCCGGCCAGCAGCAGATCTGCGAGCACCAGCGCCAGCCCGGCTTCACGCAGTGGGGCGCCTTCGCCGAGTACGTCGCCGTCCCCAACGCCGCCAGCAACCTCGTGCGCCTGCCGGAGAACCTCGGCTATCCCGCCGCCGCCAGCCTGGGCTGCCGCTTCACCACGGCCTACCGCGCGCTAATCGAGCAGGGGCGCCTGCAGACGGGCGAGTGGGTGGCGGTGCACGCCTGCGGCGGCGTGGGGCTGTCGGCGGTGATGATCGCCGTGGCGGCGGGCGCGCACGTCGTCGCGGTGGACGTCAACGCCGCGGCGCTGGACCGGGCACGGGCGCTGGGCGCAAGCGCGAGCGTGAACGCCGCCACCGCCGCCGACGTGGCCGAGGCGGTGCGCGATGCCTCGAACGGCGGCGCGCACGTGAGCCTGGACGCGCTCGGCCACACCGCGACCTGCCGGAACTCCATCCGGGGCCTGCGCCAGCAGGGCCGGCACGTCCAGGTGGGGCTGCTGACCGGGGAGCACGCCGCGCCGCCGCTGCCCATGGACGAGGTGATCGCGCGCGAGCTGGAGCTGCGCGGCAGTCACGGCATGGCCGGGCACCGCTTCCCCACGCTCTTCCGCCTGATCGAAACGGGGCGGCTGGACCCGGCGGCGCTGATTTCCCGGCACGTTTCGCTGGCCGAGGGGGCGGAGCGCCTGATGGCGATGGACCGCACGCCCGACGCCGGCATCGCCGTCATCACGTCGTTCGGGTAA
- a CDS encoding DEAD/DEAH box helicase — translation MTNKIAKYIWDHETFQTDFRTICDWLVLSEFTTVTKNESCDIKLSWNKLLNYAQIFSATEDQKLLDASLRIVQAALKFSGNRPEIQAGAAYVLNHMWNRPTIDLAQSKKLLPDDVGQMLPGPARYDWIYFEESQSIHIEGRGDLRVNKFQNELWGMLQDYEWISFSAPTSAGKSFILYQWVINKLKNKKYGDIVIIVPTRALITQCSNDLRELISKSGLKNEVFNVPGEFDSSGANCVYVYTQERLYQHMVHTRSQSGFSLIIVDEAHKVSDAQRGVFLQLTLERVITSNKRAQFVFSSPLTDNPGKLLRSAPTGATAESMTGYINTVNQNLVWVAQVERKPTRWKLLNVADDEVRDIGRLELDYGPRKPRDRFASVAYKLGGGRPGNVVYVNGPNEAEQISHLLVLQIGGQVEETDELINLSNAIRKTIHPNYMLARFVRSGVAFHYGVIPQNIRDEIERLFRNGQIKYLVATSTLVEGVNLACRNIFLRGPKTGNEPMGPGDFWNLAGRAGRWGKEFQGNIICVDPYWTGLWAEGEPPRERTKFSIYPKAEVLLRDPTRIIDFIDKGGIARRVGDKDAESVWHYLCAQYIEFGDLDKSFAGLYLREGWAETLQERVSATLTSCAVSWANILRNPGISVNAMDEIYQWFVLEVREGRSEELIPPPPTSDDAVRNYARLFNIMKRRMGAVNISSGSREPGDKDNRAMQVAILSANWMQGMSLPNIIDRKIKYEKRRKRKVDENSTIRDTMKDIEQCVRFEVPKYLSAYVDILYQCFQDYGVEIEDMRLDDLSERLEFGVATKTELSLIALGASRSAAMMAAPYLRAEELGKEEVRDALRKIDWRITDIPELIRREIVEVVWGHEGE, via the coding sequence ATGACAAATAAAATTGCAAAATATATCTGGGATCACGAAACGTTTCAGACGGATTTTCGTACTATCTGCGACTGGTTGGTGTTGTCTGAATTTACCACAGTTACCAAAAATGAATCATGTGATATAAAATTGTCATGGAATAAGCTACTAAATTATGCGCAAATTTTCTCTGCTACTGAAGACCAAAAACTCTTAGATGCTTCGCTTCGAATTGTTCAAGCGGCGTTGAAATTCTCGGGAAATCGGCCCGAAATTCAAGCGGGTGCGGCTTATGTATTGAACCACATGTGGAATCGCCCGACAATTGATCTTGCGCAGAGTAAAAAACTGTTGCCCGACGATGTTGGTCAGATGCTGCCAGGACCGGCACGTTATGATTGGATTTATTTTGAAGAGTCACAGTCAATACACATTGAAGGCCGCGGAGATTTGCGTGTAAACAAATTTCAAAATGAGCTTTGGGGTATGTTGCAGGACTACGAATGGATTAGCTTTTCAGCCCCAACGAGTGCAGGGAAATCGTTCATATTATATCAGTGGGTTATAAATAAATTGAAAAATAAAAAGTACGGCGATATAGTTATAATTGTCCCGACACGTGCATTGATAACACAATGTTCAAATGATTTACGCGAATTGATAAGCAAATCAGGCTTAAAAAACGAAGTTTTTAATGTTCCAGGAGAATTTGACTCGAGTGGTGCAAATTGTGTCTACGTATACACGCAGGAACGCCTATATCAACATATGGTGCATACCCGTAGCCAGTCTGGTTTTTCTCTGATTATCGTCGATGAAGCACATAAAGTGTCTGATGCCCAAAGAGGGGTGTTTCTGCAGTTAACGTTAGAGCGCGTAATAACATCAAATAAACGAGCGCAATTCGTATTTTCTAGCCCGTTAACGGACAATCCGGGTAAGTTACTCCGGTCGGCCCCGACCGGTGCGACTGCCGAAAGTATGACAGGATATATAAATACGGTTAATCAGAATTTGGTTTGGGTCGCTCAAGTCGAGCGTAAACCAACGCGTTGGAAACTGTTAAATGTTGCAGACGATGAAGTTAGAGATATCGGCCGGCTAGAGTTGGATTATGGGCCTAGAAAACCGCGTGATCGCTTTGCGAGTGTTGCTTATAAACTTGGAGGTGGGCGCCCGGGGAATGTTGTGTATGTCAATGGGCCGAACGAGGCTGAGCAGATTTCACATTTGTTAGTTTTGCAAATTGGTGGGCAAGTTGAAGAAACAGACGAGTTGATTAATCTTAGCAACGCAATAAGGAAGACAATACACCCAAATTATATGCTAGCGCGCTTTGTGCGCAGCGGTGTTGCATTTCATTATGGAGTTATACCACAAAATATTCGTGACGAGATTGAACGCTTGTTTAGGAACGGACAGATAAAGTACTTGGTAGCAACGTCGACGTTGGTTGAAGGAGTGAATCTGGCTTGCCGCAACATTTTTCTTCGGGGCCCGAAGACGGGCAACGAACCGATGGGACCGGGCGACTTTTGGAATTTGGCGGGTAGAGCCGGAAGATGGGGGAAGGAGTTCCAAGGAAATATTATTTGCGTTGATCCGTATTGGACAGGCCTTTGGGCCGAAGGAGAACCGCCGAGAGAACGGACGAAATTTAGTATATATCCGAAGGCTGAGGTGTTACTCCGAGATCCAACTCGGATAATTGATTTTATCGATAAAGGGGGCATTGCGAGGAGGGTTGGTGATAAAGACGCAGAGAGTGTTTGGCATTATCTCTGTGCGCAATATATTGAGTTTGGAGATTTAGATAAGTCGTTCGCGGGGTTATACTTGCGTGAGGGATGGGCGGAAACTTTACAGGAGAGGGTTTCGGCTACCCTAACGAGTTGCGCGGTGAGTTGGGCCAACATTCTGCGGAACCCTGGGATTTCTGTTAATGCAATGGATGAGATATATCAGTGGTTCGTTTTGGAGGTTCGGGAAGGGAGGTCAGAGGAATTGATTCCGCCGCCTCCGACGAGTGATGATGCGGTGCGAAACTACGCAAGGCTGTTTAATATTATGAAAAGGAGGATGGGGGCGGTTAATATTAGTTCAGGGAGTAGGGAGCCCGGGGATAAAGACAACAGGGCTATGCAGGTTGCGATATTGTCGGCGAATTGGATGCAGGGTATGTCGTTGCCTAACATTATTGACCGGAAGATCAAGTATGAAAAGAGACGGAAACGAAAGGTTGACGAAAATAGCACTATACGTGATACTATGAAGGATATCGAACAATGTGTTCGGTTCGAGGTTCCGAAGTATCTTAGTGCCTACGTGGACATTTTATATCAGTGTTTTCAGGACTATGGCGTTGAGATTGAGGATATGAGGTTAGATGACTTGTCGGAAAGGTTAGAGTTTGGTGTGGCGACTAAGACGGAGTTGTCATTGATTGCATTAGGGGCTTCTCGAAGCGCTGCCATGATGGCAGCGCCGTATTTGCGTGCGGAAGAATTGGGGAAAGAAGAAGTCCGTGACGCTCTTCGGAAGATTGATTGGCGAATTACGGATATTCCGGAGCTTATTCGGCGGGAGATTGTTGAAGTTGTTTGGGGACATGAAGGCGAATGA
- a CDS encoding helix-turn-helix domain-containing protein — MPVDQDNARPVLPETRRVAAVIARVRVDAGLSPDRAAEVTDADPDAVRAYEAGMRGVPATYVYALLRACGTPFPTFLDMLFASADWGEDAGDPAPLPPDATLLESALRMWRLQPEGIEAHLRGIVDETLAAGGHPASGPALALIRS; from the coding sequence ATGCCGGTTGATCAGGACAACGCGCGGCCGGTTCTGCCCGAAACGCGGCGCGTCGCGGCCGTGATCGCGCGGGTGCGCGTGGACGCCGGCCTCTCGCCCGACCGCGCGGCCGAGGTCACGGACGCCGACCCCGATGCCGTCCGCGCCTACGAGGCCGGCATGCGCGGCGTTCCGGCGACCTACGTGTACGCCCTGCTGCGCGCCTGCGGCACGCCCTTCCCGACCTTCCTCGACATGCTCTTCGCGTCTGCCGATTGGGGCGAGGACGCGGGCGACCCGGCGCCCCTGCCGCCCGATGCCACGCTGCTGGAAAGCGCGCTGCGCATGTGGCGGCTGCAGCCCGAGGGCATCGAGGCACACCTGCGCGGGATCGTGGACGAAACGCTCGCGGCCGGGGGCCATCCCGCGAGCGGCCCGGCGCTGGCGCTCATCCGCTCCTGA
- a CDS encoding flagellar basal body rod protein FlgC: MIPGLGPATSGLQAAQTRLQTSAANVANTRSVGAEDADGPARTEQGRNAFRPQRVVQQASETGGVRTDTAPVRPTSVQQFQPDAPSANDQGLVNRPNVSFVQETVTQIEARAQFSANLTTIDRATEMRDSLLDIEL; the protein is encoded by the coding sequence ATGATCCCCGGCCTCGGCCCCGCCACGAGCGGCCTTCAAGCCGCGCAGACGCGCTTGCAGACCTCGGCGGCCAACGTCGCCAACACGCGCAGCGTGGGCGCCGAAGACGCGGACGGCCCGGCGCGGACGGAGCAGGGCCGCAACGCCTTCCGCCCGCAGCGCGTGGTGCAACAGGCGAGCGAAACCGGCGGCGTGCGCACCGACACCGCGCCCGTGCGCCCCACCTCCGTCCAGCAGTTCCAGCCGGACGCGCCGAGCGCGAACGATCAGGGCCTCGTCAACCGCCCGAACGTCAGCTTCGTGCAGGAAACCGTCACCCAGATCGAAGCCCGCGCCCAATTCTCCGCCAACCTCACAACCATCGACCGCGCCACTGAAATGCGCGACAGCCTGTTGGATATCGAGCTATAG
- a CDS encoding fatty acid desaturase family protein — MTAETADADPITDTAALRRAVAEHQGPILRHSLSQIASSFGGFAGVCAAMYLLLDVSVWLALPLAPLAAGFLVRIFIIQHDCGHGAFFRSRRANDHLGRICSLLTLTPYSSWRRQHAGHHGIWNDLDRRDTGADIYSDCLTVAEYRALTPRQRFWHRAVRHPLVAHILIPPLVFLVLYRVPFDTPKARKRERRGVYLTDLALLVGYGGLGALVGFGPMAAVQGPVMAVGAIVGVWLFSVQHRFEETWWARNDDWSFGKAALHGSSFLRLPRVLQWFTGNIGYHHVHHLNPRVPNYRLEAAHNRIAADCTVPELTLRDGLLAPRHVLWDEENDRMVPFRAASTA; from the coding sequence ATGACCGCCGAGACGGCCGACGCCGACCCCATTACCGACACGGCGGCCCTGCGCCGGGCCGTCGCCGAGCACCAGGGCCCCATCCTGCGCCACAGCCTGAGCCAGATCGCCTCCTCCTTCGGCGGCTTCGCGGGGGTGTGCGCGGCGATGTACCTGCTGCTGGACGTGTCGGTCTGGCTCGCGCTGCCGCTGGCGCCGCTGGCCGCGGGCTTTCTCGTGCGCATCTTCATCATCCAGCACGATTGCGGCCACGGCGCCTTCTTCCGCTCGCGGCGCGCCAACGACCACCTGGGCCGCATCTGCAGCCTGCTCACGCTGACGCCCTATTCCAGCTGGCGCCGCCAGCACGCCGGCCACCACGGCATCTGGAACGACCTGGACCGCCGGGACACGGGCGCGGACATCTATTCCGACTGTTTAACGGTTGCGGAGTACCGCGCCCTCACCCCGCGCCAGCGCTTCTGGCACCGTGCGGTCCGGCATCCGCTGGTGGCGCATATCCTGATCCCGCCGCTGGTGTTCCTCGTCCTCTACCGCGTGCCCTTCGACACGCCGAAGGCCCGCAAGCGCGAGCGCCGGGGCGTCTACCTCACCGATCTGGCGCTGCTCGTCGGCTACGGCGGCCTCGGCGCGCTGGTCGGCTTCGGGCCGATGGCGGCGGTGCAGGGGCCGGTGATGGCCGTTGGCGCGATCGTCGGCGTGTGGCTGTTCTCCGTCCAGCACCGCTTCGAGGAGACGTGGTGGGCGCGCAACGACGACTGGAGCTTCGGCAAGGCCGCACTGCACGGCTCCTCCTTCCTGCGGCTGCCGCGCGTCTTGCAGTGGTTCACGGGCAACATCGGCTACCACCACGTCCACCACCTGAACCCGCGCGTGCCCAACTACCGCCTGGAAGCGGCCCACAACCGCATCGCGGCCGATTGCACCGTGCCCGAGCTGACCCTGCGCGACGGCCTGCTCGCCCCGCGCCACGTGCTGTGGGACGAGGAGAACGACCGCATGGTCCCCTTCCGCGCCGCGTCCACCGCCTGA
- a CDS encoding helix-turn-helix domain-containing protein: MSQVDEIDDAAIRRAFGARVRELREHAGLTQEELAAGLGKSRERVQKIEHGRNAAPLPELVRIAAYFEITVADLLDLADQPSRDTEHRRALRDHIKTLRPADPDTIRRLTKIARVLRAS; the protein is encoded by the coding sequence ATGAGTCAGGTAGACGAGATCGATGACGCAGCCATACGGCGCGCCTTCGGCGCGCGCGTGCGGGAACTGCGCGAGCACGCGGGCCTCACGCAGGAAGAGCTGGCGGCGGGCCTGGGCAAGTCACGCGAGCGCGTGCAGAAGATCGAGCACGGCCGCAACGCCGCGCCCCTGCCGGAACTGGTCCGCATCGCCGCCTATTTCGAGATCACGGTCGCCGACCTGCTGGACCTGGCCGACCAGCCCAGCCGCGACACCGAACACCGCCGCGCCCTGCGCGACCACATCAAAACCCTGCGCCCCGCCGACCCCGACACCATCCGCCGGCTCACCAAGATCGCCCGCGTCCTGCGCGCGTCGTAA
- a CDS encoding SpoVR family protein has protein sequence MTTDPRTDDTAAATAPEPAAPASGLLYEGPEWDFPTVRRAFDAIEKIGHEELGLSLYPTRLEVINAEQMLDAYASVGMPTMYRHWAFGKRFVQHETMYRRGFSGLALEIVINSNPSLCYIMEENTMTMQATVMAHAAVGHNHFFKNNRLFQEWTDPEAILDYLSFAKSYIAACEEKYGVDAVERTLDAAHALQGQGVDRSTGRGRRMNALAEQERVSEMNRRNREGEQDLWLRTVPVRRDLVAGDAEDLERAAEARSMGLPEENLLYFLEKHAPRLREWQRELLRIVRNIATYFEPQKQTKMMNEGCACWCHYTIMNMLHDRGLIDDASFMEFLHLHANVITQPDYDDRRYSGINPYALGFAMTRDIERICTEPTDEDREWFPQIAGNQKPVETLCEAWAGYRDESFIRQYLSPKLIRDFRFFRLDDDSEEPEIVVDSIHDERGYRRIRQGLANLYDPACTEPRIEVVGADIHGDRTLTLQHTVREGRLLDALETRRTLRHLTWLWGYHVRLTEVDAETGHVYAEHENL, from the coding sequence GTGACGACCGATCCCCGCACCGACGACACCGCGGCCGCGACGGCGCCCGAACCGGCGGCGCCGGCCAGCGGTCTGCTCTACGAGGGCCCGGAGTGGGACTTCCCCACGGTCCGGCGCGCCTTCGACGCCATCGAAAAGATCGGCCACGAGGAGTTGGGTCTCAGCCTCTACCCCACGCGGCTGGAGGTCATCAACGCCGAGCAGATGCTGGACGCCTACGCCAGCGTGGGCATGCCCACGATGTACCGCCACTGGGCCTTCGGGAAGCGCTTCGTCCAGCACGAAACCATGTACCGCCGCGGCTTCTCCGGGCTGGCGCTGGAAATCGTCATCAATTCCAACCCCAGCCTGTGCTACATCATGGAAGAAAACACCATGACGATGCAGGCCACCGTCATGGCGCACGCGGCCGTCGGCCACAACCACTTCTTCAAGAACAACCGCCTGTTTCAGGAATGGACCGACCCCGAGGCCATTCTGGACTACCTCAGCTTCGCCAAGAGCTACATCGCCGCCTGCGAGGAAAAGTACGGCGTCGACGCCGTCGAGCGCACCCTTGATGCTGCTCACGCCCTTCAGGGCCAGGGCGTCGACCGCTCCACGGGCCGCGGCCGGCGCATGAACGCGCTCGCCGAGCAGGAGCGCGTCTCCGAGATGAACCGCCGCAACCGCGAGGGCGAGCAGGACCTCTGGCTGCGCACCGTTCCCGTCAGGCGCGACCTCGTCGCCGGCGATGCCGAGGACCTGGAGCGCGCCGCCGAAGCCCGCTCGATGGGCCTGCCCGAGGAAAACCTGCTCTACTTCCTGGAAAAGCACGCCCCGCGCCTGCGCGAATGGCAGCGCGAATTGCTGCGCATCGTGCGCAACATCGCCACCTACTTCGAGCCCCAAAAGCAGACCAAGATGATGAACGAGGGCTGCGCGTGCTGGTGCCACTACACCATCATGAACATGCTGCACGACCGCGGCCTGATCGATGACGCCTCCTTCATGGAGTTCCTGCACCTCCACGCCAACGTCATCACGCAGCCCGACTACGACGACCGCCGCTACTCCGGCATCAACCCCTACGCGCTCGGCTTCGCCATGACCCGCGACATCGAGCGCATCTGCACCGAGCCCACGGACGAGGACCGCGAGTGGTTCCCGCAGATCGCCGGCAACCAGAAGCCCGTGGAAACGCTGTGCGAGGCCTGGGCGGGCTACCGCGACGAAAGCTTCATCCGCCAGTACCTCTCGCCCAAGCTCATCCGCGACTTCCGCTTCTTCCGCCTGGACGACGACAGCGAGGAACCGGAAATCGTCGTCGATTCCATCCACGACGAGCGCGGCTACCGCCGCATCCGCCAGGGCCTCGCCAACCTCTACGACCCGGCCTGCACCGAACCCCGCATCGAGGTCGTCGGCGCCGACATTCACGGCGACCGCACGCTCACGCTCCAGCACACCGTGCGCGAAGGCCGCCTGCTCGATGCCCTGGAAACCCGGCGCACCCTCCGCCACCTGACCTGGCTGTGGGGCTACCACGTGCGCCTGACCGAAGTGGACGCCGAAACCGGCCACGTCTACGCGGAACACGAAAACCTCTAG